TTACGGGAAAGACGAGTGGATATGTCCACCACCCACAGCTTGTTCGGTTTCGGGAGCAGTCTCTTCCAGTCGGATTCATCGCGGAGTATTTGCGGATCATACACAGAGAGGCGGTGAACCGTGGTTACCGTTTTGTGGCCGAGAAGATCAATTCCTCCGGAGCTTCCGGCCACCTCACGGTTACGCGCGGCCAGCTCGAATTCGAGTGGCATCACTTGATGGAAAAACTTAGAACACGCGATCCGAAGCGGTGGGCCCAGTTGGCGAGAGTGAAGCGCCCGCGGCCAAATCCGCTCTTTCGCGTATCTCCCGGTGGCGTTGCGGAATGGGAAAAAGGAGTGCGCGAAACCAACCTCTGAAATGGAAGGATCTTTTTCGTGCGGCCCTTCAATGTTGCAGCGCCGGACTTGCCGCAAGCGGTATTTGAGGAACGTTTCCGCCACGCCACCAAAGAAGATATCCTTAGCCCCAATACTGTTCACTTAATGATTTGGATATGATCCTCGATCCTCAGCCTTTCCGTGCCAGACCGCTTCCGTGGCCTGAGTTTGTAATTACTCATCTTTCGCTTGATGCCGCGCGGATTACGCCGCGATCG
This is a stretch of genomic DNA from Terriglobia bacterium. It encodes these proteins:
- a CDS encoding pyrimidine dimer DNA glycosylase/endonuclease V — encoded protein: MRIWSLHPKYLDARGLVALWREGLLAQAVLTGKTSGYVHHPQLVRFREQSLPVGFIAEYLRIIHREAVNRGYRFVAEKINSSGASGHLTVTRGQLEFEWHHLMEKLRTRDPKRWAQLARVKRPRPNPLFRVSPGGVAEWEKGVRETNL